GTGATCGTCATTCTTCTGTCCGTGAAAGGTGTGCTGATTAGGTCCGGTGTCGCTTAGGCTTTCTTGCGGCCACGTCGCTTAGTGACTTTTGCCCTGGGCTTTTCTTCGTCGATGTACTCGGCATAGCGATTCCGCTCGACAAGCAGGTTTGCAAGACCTACCGCAACCGTCATTTCATGACCGCGATGAAACCCAACGCAGTCCGTCAACAATCGAATCCGTCTTTGTCCGTTCATGGTCCCGCTTGTCCGTTTTGAATCCTGTCCACTTGCTGTGATGTGGTCATTCTTGTCGATGTCCACCGAAAAAAAGTCAGTGCGTTTAGCAGATGTGCTAAGGATCTGCTAAACCCGCTTCTGTATCGCCCTGACCACTTGACCCAACAGCAACTCAGCACGTTCCAGCCGGTCAAAGAGAGCTTGGTTTTCGTTGTTCAGCCGTGTGACCGCCGCCGTTAGCGTGTCGATTTCCTCGATCCGGTTGCCGTGGGTGTCAACCAGAAACGAATCTTTCGCTGTGAAGCCACACGCAATCGCTTTGCATTTGAGGTAATGCGTTTTTCGGCTGCCGTTGGTGATCGTGTTATCCACCCGCATCACGTCGCCGCACTCCGGGCACTTATCCCCGCTTCGCATCGTTGTCATCTCCGTCGACTTGTTTTGCTGCTTCCCGTGCATCAATTGCCTGCTTGGCGTCGACGAGCCGATTGAGCATCGCCGTCGTTCTTGCGTGAATTCGGTTCATGCGGTTGCTGGCCAATTCCACGAACGGCGTGACGTGCTCTGTGAGGAACTCAGCACAACCAGCCAGGAACTCAACCGGTCTTTCGTCCAGGTCATCGCTGCCGATGATTGCACCGATACGATCAAGCTGGTTCTCGATGAACTCAAAATCGGGCGACGATTCGTCGCTATGGTCGATCAGGTCTGTCATTTGGTTGTCTCCTTGCCGGTAGTCTCAGTGTCGATGGTGATCTCGTGAACGTGAACGCACTTCAAACCGTGATTCCTGCCCAAGCGTTTAAGAATCTCACGCAGGCCACGAACGGCCATCTGGCAATCGTCGTGGTCGGCTTTCAGCTCGATATGAAAGGTGGGGCGGTTGGTCATCTGGTTTGCCTCTCACGTCGACAGCGAGCGTTCTGGTACTTCACGTCTGGCTGATGCGTGTTGCCTCGCACGTAGCACCGCCAGTCGCGGTTGGGCTTGCCCGTCGCGTTCCGCCAACCGTTCCGTTCTGCCCACTGCCAGAACCGAAGTGGATCCACCTGTCGCACTTCGGCAATCCGGTTGCAGTGAACGAACTCGGTCAGCTCTGCGATCGTTGGTTTGGATGGTTCGTTGCCGCTCACTGGATCCGACCTCCGACGTGCGACAGTTTTTTATTTATCGTTCGTTGCCAGACCGACCATCCTCCGACGTCCGACGTGCGACGTGCGACAACCCTTCTATAAGAAGGGGTTGTCGTCGCACGTTGACAGTCGTCGGTTGAACCTGCGACAGTTGCTGTTTGTCGCACGTTGTCGCATGTTGTCGCACGTTGGTTTTTACTCATCGTTGCTAACCTCTTGTTCACCACGAGTTGACAGTCGATAGCCGTCGTATTTGCCTCTTGGAGTGACCGTTTCGCAGTCTTCGAGGATGCCATCGCGAAGCAGTTTTCCGAGTGCTTCATCACCAGCAGCGTTTGACAATCCGGCCCTTCGGAACGCCTTCGATTTGGTCTGTCCATTGCGACCGATGCCAACGAATGCGTCTCTTAGTTTCTGGGCTCGATCGTCGAGCTTCTTAGCGGCCTTCTGTGCTTTGGCGTGCTCGGCCCGTTCTTCGCTCTCAACCGCCGCCTCGCTGCCATACATGACGTTCAGCTCGTAACCACGCTTGCCGGCGTCATCGCGACTTTCATCAATGTCAACCGCATAGGAGCCACAGTGACCCGCTGAGCCGCCCACGGTGAGCCACAGACGGTGAATCGGGTTCTCAGGGTCGAAACGCTCACGTCGCCCCAGCAGAAGCCAGGAACGAAACGCTTCGGCCTTCCCTGCGCCAGTGACGTCATGCAATTCAAGAGGCGAGAAGTTCTTCGCGTTCTCGCTTGATCGCTTCACGTGGTCGACCATGACCGGCGTGCAGTCCTTGTCCAGACAGACTTTTGCCAAGTCCATAATCTGTTGACCGTTCTTGCTGACGTTGGCTTGATCGTCACCGTCTAGGCACTGATACAACGGGTCGATGATGACCACATCTGGTTTGTGCTTCTGGATGAAGTGCGAAAGGATTTGCAGTTGCTCAGAGTTTTTGGCACTTGGCACCCAGAACTCCCACGCGACTGAATCCCCCAGGCTGGCAAGCTCAAAGTTCTTCGATCTCGCTATTCGGTTTGCCGTCTCTTGCAAAGTCGCATGACCGCTTTCGGCAGAGCAAACGAGAACCCGCTTTTGGTGCTGAACCCAGAACCGACCGAGGAACTGTTTTTTGATCCCAAAATCAGACGCCGCCCCGATCGACAACGCCAGATCAATACTCGTTGTTGTCTTCAATCCTTTTGCAGCGCCAGCGATTACCGTCATTTGCTTTTCGGGAAGGATGTCATCAACGATGTAGTCGATTCGAAAGTCAGCCGCGGCAAACTCGCTCGATGTCATCGGGGGCGATACACCGTAGGTGCTCATCAGCCGATTGATTTCTTCGGTCTGCTTTTCCCGCTCATAGTCATCGATCGTTTCTTGATCGATGTCAGGCGGAAGGTCGCTTACAAATGGTTCACCTACATCAATCACGCTGCGGTCCTCCCGTAACCCTGTTGTCTTGCGGCCCGTGCTGCCTCGCTCCGGTCGCCCTTGTAATTCAGTGCCGCGAATGCTGAGAACTTGCCCCACGTCTGATAGGAGCCGACTGGGGCGAGTGGCCCCGCCGATCCCGAATAGACGGTCAACACTTCGCACCCGTTCGTTGCGATGACGACTCGGGCTGACGTGCCAAACTTCTTCCCTGGTCGCGTCCAGCGTTCGCCGTCCTGCGATGTCCAGCCGTGCGGCGTTAAGATGTCAGGCCAACTCGCTTCGACGTCAAACGCTCCCCACGGCGTTGAGGTGTCAACATCAGTCACGACAGACGGTGATTGCCGTCGCAATTGATCGTGGCACTCTTGTTTGAGCGTTTCAGATTCATCAAATGACCGAGCTATCCGCCACAACACCGCTCGCTCGTCAGGTTCCAGTTGGGGCAGTTCTGGCAACGGTCGGCCCATCACCTGCATGTAAGGGTTCCCGCTGGAATGAACTTCGATCGGTGATCCCGCCGCGACGATGTAGCCGCCTTGACCCCTTGTCTCGATGTAAGGTTTTGAGCGATCAGGCGGAAAAGCGATCTTCTTGTTTCCGCAGAGTTCACGACAGCGAAACGGGACGTGAATCCCACCGCCGCCCGTTTCGATCACTGGCAACCTTCCGCGAATGTCGCTTGGTAGTTGATCCCACCATGCGTTAAATACTCGCATCGGCTCGAGGTCAAAATCGAAGACTTCAAGTCCACCCGATACCGAACCGCAGACGATCCCGATCCCCGCTGGTTTTGCAAACCATGACTTCAGTTCGTCGTCAGTGGCGATCGTGGATTGATAGGGCTCCCAAGTCGGAAGTGCCGGTCGCTTTGTTCCATCCATCCGAAGCGGAATGACACTGATCCCAGCTTCGACGTACAGGCGAGCGGTGTAGAGAACGGCAGCGGCGGTGCTCATTGGTCGGCACCCCCGACGAACTGACCAAGGGTCGATTCCCAGGATTCCTTTTCAAGTTGTTCAATCCTTTGAAGTTGCTCCCATTGATCGTCGGGGACGTACTGCATGATTGCATCACGCACCAGTGTTCGAATCACGTTTGGATCTAGGGCGTCAACTTCTGCGCACCGATCTCCATATTTCTTGGCGAACTTCGCAGCGCGGGTGTCGGCGAAATCGCCATTTCGTTTTCGTTTCAGGCTCAGCTTGATGAGCTTGTGCTTGTCGAAGTCCGATTCATTGAGGGCAAGACGCTGCCAGGTAATGAACCGTCCGAGCCACTCCATATAAACATCGTCAGTGCGGTCGTCGTCGATATGCGATACGACGACACTTTTTCCTGAGTGCTTCTGAATCTTCTCCCTTAGCGATCTTTCAAGATCAAAACCACTAGGGTCAAAGTCGCCAAGATAGAAACACCTGATCGGCTTTTGGATTCTTTTGAACGCAGTCCCAAGATGATGGACGTAAGCATCACTGACATATCCGCGAACGGGCGACAGCGGCACGTCAAGTTCTTCCGTGACTGGGGCAACCACCCCGGTCATCGCATCTTTTTCAATGAAGATGTGAACGTACTGCGGAAGCGATGCCCAGAAGTCTTTTCTGTATGCGCCGCGAACGGTGTCAGTGAAGTCTTCCAGCCCCGACCATGATGATGGCTTGATCGTGGCACGAAGATTGTCGACGATCCATTCGTACGGGATCCACCCCGCGTCCCGCAGTGTCGACAATAATCGCTGCAACTTGCTGTAATACTGCCTGTCAGTGCTTGGGAAGAATCCCGTCGAGACGACGCGATAGAAGAGTCCCCGAAGTGTGATTGGCTGGCAATCGATCGCAAGCTCGCCAGCGATGACCGCCAACTCATAGGAATCGCCGCGCAAACCAATGTCGCAAAGTCGAGTCAGTGAGTCGACCGATAAGGACGTCTCCCAGCCTATCGAGTCTAGCCTCGTTAAGAGCGTTTCGAGCTTCACCGTCACACCCCCAACGCTTTTGAGATGCGTTCAATTGCAACGTCCCAGTGTTCAAAGGTTCGCAGACCTGGGTGCTGTGCAGTCCAGCCGACGTGTCGCTCTAGCTCCCGCTTGAATCCTTCGTAGGCGAGGAATCGATTGCGTGATCGTCGTCGACGTTTTGCTCGAGCTTCGATCTCTGCTAGTGAAGGGACAACTGCAACCATCGCGTCCCAGTCAGTCGAGATAGGTTGCGGTGCGGTGACCGACGATGGTCTGAATTGACTTGTCGAAAGTCGATTGATAGGTAAACTTGACATTGGTGCTTTTGCTCCGTGCTTGCTCCGTTGGTCGAATCCGCCTGCCAGCTTCAGCGACCAACACGATTCATGCTCATCCGGTCTACTTTGGCCGGGTGGGCTTCTTTGATTTCTTCCGTGCCGTCTTCTGCGGCTTGATCTCGATCGCATCACGTTCCGGCAAGCTCAGCAGAAAACGAGCGAGGGCGTCGATCTGATCC
This is a stretch of genomic DNA from Stieleria sp. JC731. It encodes these proteins:
- a CDS encoding bifunctional DNA primase/polymerase, whose amino-acid sequence is MSTAAAVLYTARLYVEAGISVIPLRMDGTKRPALPTWEPYQSTIATDDELKSWFAKPAGIGIVCGSVSGGLEVFDFDLEPMRVFNAWWDQLPSDIRGRLPVIETGGGGIHVPFRCRELCGNKKIAFPPDRSKPYIETRGQGGYIVAAGSPIEVHSSGNPYMQVMGRPLPELPQLEPDERAVLWRIARSFDESETLKQECHDQLRRQSPSVVTDVDTSTPWGAFDVEASWPDILTPHGWTSQDGERWTRPGKKFGTSARVVIATNGCEVLTVYSGSAGPLAPVGSYQTWGKFSAFAALNYKGDRSEAARAARQQGYGRTAA
- a CDS encoding AAA family ATPase, giving the protein MIDVGEPFVSDLPPDIDQETIDDYEREKQTEEINRLMSTYGVSPPMTSSEFAAADFRIDYIVDDILPEKQMTVIAGAAKGLKTTTSIDLALSIGAASDFGIKKQFLGRFWVQHQKRVLVCSAESGHATLQETANRIARSKNFELASLGDSVAWEFWVPSAKNSEQLQILSHFIQKHKPDVVIIDPLYQCLDGDDQANVSKNGQQIMDLAKVCLDKDCTPVMVDHVKRSSENAKNFSPLELHDVTGAGKAEAFRSWLLLGRRERFDPENPIHRLWLTVGGSAGHCGSYAVDIDESRDDAGKRGYELNVMYGSEAAVESEERAEHAKAQKAAKKLDDRAQKLRDAFVGIGRNGQTKSKAFRRAGLSNAAGDEALGKLLRDGILEDCETVTPRGKYDGYRLSTRGEQEVSNDE